A window of Salvia splendens isolate huo1 chromosome 8, SspV2, whole genome shotgun sequence genomic DNA:
CAGCGAGCTCATATAAACTCTCttaaacaaatatttaatttgCACTACGGCaacaaatattaaattattgtaaAAAAACGCAAGAGATGTGGTCGAGTGGCATGAGAATCGTCCATCTTTAACCAAATGGTTAGAGGATCTCAATCCCTTTCTTTGGGTATGGGCAACTTTAAATTATTGGGTCAGCTGTACCACCTATTAAGGTGTCTATAAATCTGTGCGGAATTAGTCACTGGGCCTGCTAATGGATACCCTTggtaattacattaaaaaaatcaatattttaagAATTGAATTGGTAAGCGAACTATTGCATTTATTGATTCATAGTTCAATCGATCAAACaattgattaaataaaaatatttgataaacataTGCTCTTTCTATTTCACTGGTTGAGTACTTGAGTGACTTCTTTCTTAACAAAAAGTACTAGTACATTCATATCTCCCACGGACCCCACCCCTAGACATGACCTCCAcatatgattttgttttacttatGATATGTGTGGAATATTGCCTTGTCTGAATTGGTATTGTTACTGGCCCAAATCGTATATGAGGCCCACTTACCTAGCTGGCCCGAGCTTGCTATCCTTGTGTATCTGGATGGAAGGTGTGTCTGCTAAGAGAGACTAAATGTCTCTCGACCTACTTGAGCCATTCATTTTtgtgctctctctctctctctctcttgagcAATTAATATTTTGGTCTGCATTCTCTTTAGAAGTTCTGACTATCTGTCTTCGATCACCGTCCCCAATCATCTTCTCCGAGcgttccttctctttttttttgtgagtACGAACACTGATATCACTAGCAGAGGTAGGTAACCTTTGTGGTTTCCTTGCGAAGTACGGTGCTAGATTGAACTTCTGGTTCAATCTGCTAAGCCGAAGGAGATCTCTATGGTTTTGTTGTGAGTTTCATGTGTTCCCGATTCTTGACTATTAGGTGTGAGTTTTGTGTTGAGTTGGCGACCATGTTCAGTATTCTTAGTCACACGCTTCTAGTGTTGTTCCACTTAGCTTACCTTGCGACTTGTTGGTGCTAGTGCAAGCTTAGCCACTATACAGTTGCATATTCTTGTGTGGTTGTAATGAATCATCCCTTTACTTTCTTGTTTAACTATTGTCTTGTTATCTACTAATTCGTGTACTAAGTGTGCAGGTGATATCAGTGAACGACTTACCTTAGATTAGTGATATCTAAGTGTAGATAGGGTTCTTGTGATATcttttactccatccgtccataaaaaatagataaagttgtaaatgacacgagttttaatgcataattgataaagtaagagaaatgggGAGAAAATGTGGtggaaatagtgttagtggattgtggggtccacgtttagaatgatgtgtagggTTAGTATCGgtttaaaacttttcatttttagactTAGTCTAATTGTGGTGGACGattcaaaatggtaaaacttgtccgttttttgtggacggagggagtatttcaatACTTGTTTCTCTTTTGTATCTGGTATGTTGTTTGAGATATTGAAAATCTCTCACCACTCGACCGATAAGAGGTTTCAGTAATTAGTGAATCTTCGGTGATTTGATCTTTAAAATATACACTCTCCGTCTCAtattactcgcacttttcattttaagttgttaatttgggattgattttttagtttaattcatttagtattttaagtgtaatgtgAGATCACTTAATAAAGAAAtacttaattaactctaatatattaattaaatacccTAATTCtttcttaaaatataaatagtgtaagtagtttgaGACAAGCCAAAATataaaagtgcgagtaacaaaGAATATATAGAGTATTTCATATCGAGTATTTCATATGCGATAAGCTTCGTAGTGTAACTAGAGTTATGACTCTCTATATTTGGTATCGCTCGAAACGTTGATACACATCGCATTAAACATATAaagaatttttttgtgtttaacTCTTCTAATTTGTgatatctttatttattttccaaaacAAGGAACATAATCCAATTGGAACAATATAAAGCTTCAGTTGAGTCTCAAACTTCAAtcaaatatttcctcatccttcGATACTATGTCCGATTCTTTCTAATAAATAGTGAGCGCTAAACATTACAATAGTATACGTATTAAGTGGCTGTTCAGTTTGTTAGATAGAATAATTGTGAAGTATAGTCTAGGATTGAACTATGAGATTATTATTTAGAGGGAGTGGTCATATTATCATATGATTGTCCGTTTAGGATTAaattgtgagattcaatctcatgaatcaaatacaatacatatttaattacgaggtataatcttgcaaaccgaaccgtactaaatatgtaaatataaatTGATAAATTGGCAATTTCGATTCAGCGTGTTCACATTTGATGTTTgccattttaattaatttggcaATCGAtttaaaatcaaaacataattgtataaatataaatgaatataaatataaatataaatatagtagATGATATCACATAGTTCAATGTTATTGTGTTTCAATGCTCTCACTAAAAGATAAATTCAATATACTAACTCAATGTTATTGGGCTTCAATGATCTCAGACTCACTAAAAGAAGTTCAATATACTAAAATGATATTACAGGTGTAGAAGTTTATttgaattgaataaataaatgataggaatgaaatgaataaagaataaatGTACAGGGAGAGAAAAAGAATAATCGAACAAGATTAAGCATCTGTAGgtgaaatccaatgccttccaTTGACAAAACTCTTAGCAAGAAATGGATGGGCCGTATCGTAGTCCAATTCTCGGGCCCATGACACTCCACGTACCGCTACTGCTCCCGGCCCAGAACACTTGTACACTCCGAAAAATACAGTCCTACAATTTTTTCAATACCCCAATAAAAATGTAAGTAcctttttataaaaatttgtgACAATGTATTTAACACAAAGATGAACAATCCAAATTAGTTCTTAATAGCTTACTTGTTTTTGTTGCTGACGTGATCCCAATCGTCCCATCCCCCGTGAGCGACCACATCCTCGAAGTAGGTGTACGAGAAGACAATCTGGGAGTACTGGCCCATTGCACGCCCCACGTAGAGTGGACCGGTTCCGGTGACCCGGCAATTTAGAAATGCAAACCCGGTCTTTTCATCGGGCAAGTTTCTATCTTGGGCCGCTATGGACCCGAATCTCGTTGCAATAGAATGCAGCTCGCAATCCTGTTGCATCAATTATATAGCATAATTAATTTTAGTCTATTTCTTAAGTTTCACTTAAGACTCACATCCGAGGTGACTTTAACTCTCAATCTATTGATAGGAGGAGAAATATCTTACAACGTTCATCGTCTATATAAATCAtagttttagtttagtttttctaATTATCAAAATGTTTAGTTAACAAAAGGAACTAGGGTAAGTTAGTTTTGATATCATGAAAGTATGCTTTGCACAAACTTGGAATGAATCTAATAACACAACTAAATCCGAATCTAATCCACCTATACTAATCATGCCATAGGCTCATAGTAAAACATATGATGACCAATCATAAAATTTAGGACTAATAATGTACTACTTTTTTTGTGAatgaacaaataaattaaatgtctAACCATAGACTCCGAATTATAACCTTATATTAACCATATATGCTACTACCTCTAGACCAATAAAACTGAAATAACTAACATACTATTTCaatgatttatattttttgtgatATGAATTTTCAAGTAGCCCAAGTACGTACTTATACATCAAATTATTGTACACCTAGTATATAGTTTGATAACCTGAGATCATTAAATAAGAGATAACCCTACTGGCATAGGATATTTGCACAAGAAAATGGTTTGAACTTTGAATTCAATATAGAgacgaatttgaatttgaactGAGATTGAATATTCCATTTTTTTGGCGTTCCCTCCTAAGGAAATAAGTTCTTAACATACTggatatttcaattatttattatatgagGTTCCCATACATACAAAACTTATTTGGAAAAATACAATGTTGAATCCATTACTGGTTTGTCAGCCTATtcggaaaaaataataatagttcCATCATCTAAAAATATAGTGTTCCGGCTACAAGTAAGATAATTTAAAGATTTATGaggtttaaaattaatattatccaTAAGATGGCAATCAAGGCCATAATATATATGCTATCCTTTCAGGataaataaagaattaaataaaGCCCATACCACAGATGCTGTGGAGTGCACGCATTCAGCTCaatagttttaataaatatttaaaacccTCAAAAAAGTAAAACCCCTTTTGAAATTTCTTGCAAAGATGCAAAGACAAAAAGGGACCAGACAAGTGAAAGGGACAGTACACATACAGCcttttaatttcaaaacaacTTTATTCAACATGTtaacaagaaaaaagaaaagtgtgttttcttggaatttacaaaatattttgaaaattggAGAATTTGGGACACTCCATTTGTATTATAGTAAGAAACTTAGATAAGACAATCATGAATTGAATTCCAAAACACTCAAAAGGATATTTATGATAACTAGATACTATATTGCttccaaattaattaattggtagCAATTAATTTTGAGCATGAGTAATCAcatcaattttaaataaaaatcataagCTAGCTAGTAAGCCCTACCATATTGATCACATCCAAATTAGAcctaacataattaaaaactagGTTTCACATATAAATAAGTTAGGATAAAGAGTGTTAGTAAAAACTTACTTTGTACATAGACCTTCCATTGCCAAAAATGAAGTCTATGGAACCCTCAATGTAACATTCCTTGAAATAATGGCGGCCGGCATCGTCGCAAAGAGTATCCTGGGCTCCATAGAAACCGCAGCCGGAGAAGAAGGCCTTGTCGCCGGAAATTCTGAACGCCACCGCCTGCCATCCTTGCATCCCTGGCATTGGCGCCGGTGCAGTGTTCTACAATTTACAACTCTATtagcatttttaaaaattataaaaaataaattattctttattttactaTGTTAGATCGGTTGGATGTgcaattatatttaaatataaaaaatgaaaaaaacagtAGTATATATGTTGCATAAAATCAAgattagaaaagaaaaattgCTGGACCAATGCCCTgacataaaaatattaatattaatattaatattcttATGGTAATTATCATTatctttattgttatttttattaactGACAAAATCTCAGTCTGTAAacggctatatatatatatatatatgacttAAATCCGAAATGTAGTAAAGTTAGTCATGCCAAGACAATATGAatacaaacaaagaaaagaaaaggttgAAAATGAGGACAAAATATGTGAGACAGAAACTTCGTGTTATTTAACAATAACTGTAATTCCAATTTAATCTGAGATGCAAGTACAATTATCTCCATGAATTAGAAATAAATCATAGTATTAATAATGTATGAAGTATGATACCTTGAAGCTAATATTTCTGGCGATAAAATAATTAGCATAAACAGAGACAGAAGCAGTGTGATAAGTCCGGAGCTGCTGCCCATCTGCACCCTTATCACTTGCTCTATCATGCCACTCGATCACCGTCCTCTCTCGTCCCGCTCCTTGAAATGTTATGTacggtttggacgccggaaccACCACCTTTTCTCTGCCATTTGGtggaaaaaatagataaaacaaaacatgataaTAACACACATTTTAGGTCAGATAACTCCAAGACAGATGGATTACCTACTTTAGCAAATACTAGTATACAACTTCACTTGTGTTCTAAATTACTAAATTACAACACTACTACTACTTATGTTATGTatgaaatcaaattttataaacCCTTATTTGAAAAACAAGTTATACTCAACCCTAAAccaataaaacataaaaatttgAGTTTAAAGACAAgaaagaaatcaaaataaagtgaaaatagtactccctttgtTCCATAACAGattttctctacattattttctctcttactttactttctctccactttaacatTTATACCATTTTCCCAAAATGAGTGCAAAAAAGAAGTGTGACATCTGTTATGAGACGTGATGCTAAAAAGTGGGATATAactatgcaattttaatttaatgcTACTATATTATTTTGATGAATGAATAATTACATGTAGCAACCAGCAGCAATGAGAATGAGGACATTCTTCATGTTATTCTGAGGGACGGCGTCCACGGCCGCCTGAACCGTCGGGTAGTCCGCCAGGCCGTTGACGTCGACCGTGATGACACGGTGCCCGGAGGGCCCCACCCATTTGTGGTGGTGCTTGCCGGAAGTGGAATTATCGCTAGCTGAATTTCCTgcatttagagagagagaaaggattATGAGAATAGTAGtaacattaattaaattaaaattgagcAAGTTAAGAGAAGCAGCCATTTTTATTGaacttaattcaataaaatggCATGTAAGAGAATGTTTTCACAAGAGATATTGTATTGCAGGATCAAAAAATTGTGTCTAGAAAAAATGGTGTGGattgtattatttatatataagtaTACATGTGAGCAAATAGGGTCATGGCAACGGTCATATTTTGGTGATCGTTACATTTTAATGTTTTGGCAAAAATATAATAGTATAAGGCTAGCTAGAGACGTTATTGCTTGATCTAGAGGGGAAAAGAGTGAAGTGGATTTGATATTATCtgaattaataattattataagaAGGAATTATTTGTGTGATAATGAAATGATACTAATTATAATGTCATAATGGCTGTGTCAGTAtgtgaattttgtatttttgcTGAATTGATGTAATTTGAATTGAAATGATATTTATTACAGCCAGTTCCAGTTACATAAATAGGAAGGGTCCAAGTTCAAAAAAACTGTGTACCAacttataattaatatatctgAATGGCAAGGACTAGAgtgatttatttatatttggaatCCCGTTGTTAAATAATCCGTAAAAGATAAATTGTGAGGAAATTAATATTTGGAATTTATTTTAGTTATGATCAGAtgcaaaataattttaaaaaaatgcaagtcagttcaataataaaaaaaaggtttaCCAAGGTTGAGACGTAATCAATTTGCTAGGGCTCTATGAAATAATTGTTTCGAAATTATTTCTGCTTTGAATATCTCTACATGTTTAATTCACAATTCTGTTGATGTATTAAATTACAGTTTTctataattatgttttttattaCAATTATCACACATTAGGAGTGTAATACCTAATCAAgcacaggtggataatggataGCATATCATTCTTTTTTCACGGGCTTTAtataatcaaatataaaaaaatgctcTTAATAACTCGTTTGGTAGATTATTTTGGCTAGATAGAATAATGGTCACCATGATGATTTGTGCtagttaattatgtaaattaaatttgtatgtttgctaattttattaaaagtttatcctatttttatttcatgttAGGTATAAAAGATAAAATACCATGTTATTTTTGTGTGGACTACAATAGCCACAATACTTGAATAGAGAGTGAAAAAGATGGAGAACAACATATTGCACATTCATCCCACTATCTAAGTCCAACTTTCAAAGCTGCTAGTCTAAATCCATCAAAACAATGTGTTAATTTTCTAGGTAGAAATATAGGCTTTATGGTGGACTTTCTcggtgtcacgcccgcattttcaaggatagaaaacacggttgatcgcgactaggggaggattaaagaagcggggaagaaagagGAAGAccacacaactcgaccatagctcgaaacaaatgagaatagctcgaataaaatcagagtatctcaacaatcaacaactaaaaaatgaatattatctcagcgatacaagaactcaaaagaaggacaactacttagcggaagtatttgagagaaggaatatgccacgtgtgaagacatgacacattctagacacttaaatttcttcgaCGGttttgctcaacacccaccgcacctgtcacgctcaacctgcacattttttaaaaagaaatgcagggctgagtacttgatgcactcagtggacttatgccgaaaacattttataaaaagtatttatcatgccaccattgagtgacctcagggttttaactttagaaattccccgagacactaaaataatttccattgtaaaaattcggttgatcaaccattttcccatagatgtctaccatatctgatccattgatgacaaggaatgtggccacattccaagtcactagaccggccgacccaaaagatgATTCACGATCctcattggtgtacactagcctgagtagagACTCACTctctagtcagacccgaattcgattatccatagatggcaaaagccacatcagataggttccatagataaaacaaaaaacgtcatgacaaatattcatatcattttcacataaaaatataattagggcattgcccttatttaaaaagaaagcccgcCTCGTTCTCTTAAATCCTCAACTCGTCTTTCCGCCGTTTTGTTTTCAAATAGCTTGCAAGGAATCACCTTTggcatttaaataacacataaatcaacacaatgaatcaagtaaataaataagatgcatgcaccctaattaCCATTGTTTATCTCGTTTCTCAGTTTTCatttattcggcggccgcccaaagttcctccgttggctcctcataTTTCCACCACGATGTCGGAATAAATTCTCAAAAATTATACAAGCGCATAACTAAATTCTCACCTTCATTTCctctaaaaaatatatttatttcggacttaagATAAAGTTCCTCATTCTTTAAAAAgttttgaaattaattaaataacttcccaaaattaaattattggccCAAGATCATTTATTTTCTTACCCCATCTTATTTCTCCAAATAAAAATTTGGGCCAACAAAATAAATAGTGGCCCAAATCAAGACAAAAACAAAGATTTccctactccctctgtctcggtcaacacacactctctctctcaccatcctaattcttttttttttttaaatccccaattttcAAATCCTTCTCAGTCGCGTCGACCCTCACGCCGGCGGCCACTGCTCGCCAGAATGAACGGTGCTGCTGTAACCGTGCCTGTTCGCCCCTCCGTCGCACGCCGCTGTACCCGACACAGCTATAGCCGTCGCCAGCCGCTGCCCGTCGCTGCTGCTGTGCAGTCTCCTCGCCGAAGGTCGCCGTCGCAAGGTCAGGCCGCAGCAGGTGACGCAGCGCAGTTCGCCGTTCTGCACACCGCCATCGCCGTCATCCGCCATCACCGATTGACTGCTGTACTACCCCGAACGTGTTCGGGCAGCCATCGTTCATCACCGAACCCACCCCGCCGAACAGCCCCGCACAACCCTGAAACAGCCCCGACGTAAGTTTCTAATTGATTTCATAAATTAAGGTCTGATTCTTTAATTCATTTTGCTTCGATCTATTCGATTAGAAGATTGATTTCATATTGTGgttattgttttgtttgatcGGTGATACTTGTTCATTGAATTATGTGGGGAGTGAAGTATGGTATGTATAACAACGATCAAAAGGGAAGAGATTTATACCTTTGGAATGAGGAGAACAAATTGAGATTGCAGGGAGGATTTGGATTCACCGGCCGCTCGATTTTTCCTTTTGCTATCTCAGAATTTGGAGGAAAGGTAAAAATTTGTGGAATGGTTTGGGTATATatagggttggaacggtacggtataccgcgccgaaatggccataccgcataccgtaccgtaccgtaccgtgcggtatgaccaaaaaccatacctttatcgtaccgcttttgtcggtataccgcaattgagGTATACCAAAAAGTCGGTATACtaaaatttagatatcgttaccgtaccgcttttgtcggtataccgtaccgtgatttccggtatataccgcaattgcggtatgatgcggtataacgcggtataccgcggtatatacaaaatgcatacctttaccgtacctaaaactgtcggtacggtatgataccgtaccgaaaagtacggtataccgaaaattcggtattttcagtattttttcggtacggtaagtgcggttttttggtattttggtatattttcccagccctaggtatatatatatattcccatATAAATTGTAGATTTGAAACTGATATGGAGTAGTACAATAATTctgtggagatttggtttgttggagagattttagggagtggagatatggggaaatcgtttggtgatggggtttggagaaatatatttgaccaagtacATGACTACAAATTTAgaataaataattgatttttttttctctttgttcTTTAAACGTGGTGCTACACTCGGCCTATAAAAATAACATGGGTCATTTATTGAGACTAATGTGTATCAAACACATAGTTAAGGCCATATAAGATTATCTCCAAGGAAAATGAATATATTGAGAAGTTATATTTTTcatagggctggcaaatcgtgcggattgggtcgttatcgggtcaacctgataatgacccaacccaataaggtataacctgaacccgacctgttaaggaaactgtaaatccgaacacgaacccgacctgcaaccttcaaatccgaacacgacccgcacccgacacgaacccgttatcgacacgatataatatgggttgacacgacacgataacaacccgaacctgatattacatgattaaaacctaatattacacgattaaaccttaatttttaacctaatttacataattaaaattcgttttataccatttaaacctaatttataagaaattaaaacattaaagtaatatatattttttaaaataataataaaaataataatattatttcttaatgggttacccgtatccgacccgcatccgacccgaacccaacccgaaattatcgggttcttaatgagTCAACCctataaggacacggatccaataagacttgaccccaacccaataatttcgtgcggattcgtgtcggattatcgtgtcgtgtcgaaaattgccagccctaatttTTCATTACCTCTTCAAAAAGTAAATGTAcatataatttcataaaaattagTGAATTCTAAGAAAATaaggtaaaataaaaaaatctaaaaattaactactactccctccatccctctgtagtagaggcgtttcttttcggcaagggatttaagaaaattaaaattgtgttaagtgaggcAAGTAAAtggataataaagtagaaaaggaaaaatgttgagatatgaagagagaataaagtaagagagagtaaagtaagaaagaagaaaagttattgctttttgccaaaaagGAAACGACTTAGCTATAATGGGACAACACAAAAAGGAATACAactcagctacagagggacgaagggagtatcatATTAACATTTAGTATGGAGAAAAACTAAAAGTACATGATAATTACATGTCTCATTCTTTTGGAAGACACATTCTTACCTATATTGTTGTGGGTCAACAAACATTATCAATGACGTTtttctattactccctccgtctctaaagaatatgcattttaggtttgacatgagttttaatgtaaaattggaaaagtaagagagagatagagagaaaaagtaattaattaaagtattgttagtggagaatgggtcccatCTCATTAAAGTGAATagagtttctaaaattggaaagtgcatattcttgtggaacggattaaaaaggaaagagtgcatattcttataggACGAAAGAAGTATTTTGTATCCAGAGTCTTGTAACGATGATGGACATTTTATGGGTTTAGTGTGACACGATGAATTCATAATATGAGCATGGATCAATATTAATGGGTTTTATGTTAAATCCCCCTCCCTCCAATTATTTATAATCTGTATTTCAATTCAACCCATGTGACGTGAGGTAACATATTTACTTTATCACTCACACaactttaaataataatatatgccATTCATATCATTTTATATTACTTTTAACCATCTCAAACATTTGTGTCCAAAACTGTTAATTAGGCATATATTAATGAAATTGAGGGAGTATAATGAGCATTTTATTAGTGTTATCACCCGTGCTAGGCACATGATATAAGatttttcataataaaaaattctcaataattaaataaaaataaaaattaatatcattatatatgtatacatttttattttttgagttgggcggagaaaaaaaataagtaagacaaaaaataaaatggagataataatattttcattttaatgtgTTAGTTATAACATACTACTATGTAGTATATACAAACATGTTtcaagaataattaaaataagttCATTAAATTAGAAACAATTTCATAATATTATAAGTAttaacaaaaagagaaatgtaCTATCTCATTCCCTTTTAAATGAAGTATCTCATATTTGACAACAATtttatacttccttcgtcccataaatttccatatcattttaaatacacatatttttatgggatggagggagtattattgagAAAAACTTACTTTCTCTCCAATAAAAATGTGtacttatttttcattttttcttatttttttatagtactcTATTTCTTTCTCTGTGACTAAATTAGCCTGGGATAGGGAGTATTATTGAGAAAAACTTACTTTCTCTCCAATAAAAATGTGtacttatttttcattttttcttattttttttatagtactctATTTCTTTCTCTGTGACTAAATTAGCCTAataaataataggagtaataattaattagCCGTTTTATGCCACTTTGTTTGCCGGAAATATATGCCTACgaatttgttttatttgcaTTCGCAAACAC
This region includes:
- the LOC121743022 gene encoding probable pectinesterase 68, with amino-acid sequence MAASLNLLNFNLINVTTILIILSLSLNAGNSASDNSTSGKHHHKWVGPSGHRVITVDVNGLADYPTVQAAVDAVPQNNMKNVLILIAAGCYIEKVVVPASKPYITFQGAGRERTVIEWHDRASDKGADGQQLRTYHTASVSVYANYFIARNISFKNTAPAPMPGMQGWQAVAFRISGDKAFFSGCGFYGAQDTLCDDAGRHYFKECYIEGSIDFIFGNGRSMYKDCELHSIATRFGSIAAQDRNLPDEKTGFAFLNCRVTGTGPLYVGRAMGQYSQIVFSYTYFEDVVAHGGWDDWDHVSNKNKTVFFGVYKCSGPGAVAVRGVSWARELDYDTAHPFLAKSFVNGRHWISPTDA